Part of the Pseudarthrobacter sp. L1SW genome, ACCAAGCCCGGCGCAGCCACGGGGAATCCCTGGCGCAGCGCGGCGAAATGTCTGGTTGAGCACACTATTGCGCCGGTAACGGGATCATGCCCTAAACTGCTTCACTGAGGTGCCTGAAATGGTGCTGCGCAGCAAGGAAAGTGAACACGCTATGGCTACCGATTACGATGCTCCACGCAAGCAGGAAGAAGAATCTCCGGCTGATTCGCTGGAGGCCCTCCAGGCCTCGCGCGGCGGCAACGCCCAGACCGCGGTCATTGACGTCGACGAGAACGACACCGCAGAGGGTATCGACCTGCCTGGAGCGGATCTTTCCAACGAAGAACTGACGGTCATTGTCGTTCCCGAACAGTCCGATGAGTTCACCTGTTCGTCGTGCTTCCTTGTCCGCCACCGCTCCCAGGTTGCCCGGGAAAAGAACGGCATGAAGTACTGCCGCGACTGCGAAGGCTGAATCCTTTTCCGGACTGCCGGACCGCCCGGCCCCCTAAGGTGACCGGCGCTTCCGGTCTCCTGCCGCCGTCGTTATCCCGGTAACGGCAAGGTGCCGGAACGGCGCCCGAAGAACACAAAAAGGGAGCCAAACGGGCCGGTTGGAGCCCGGTTTTGGCAGCCGCTATATACGCGCGTGATGCGGGGCGCCGCACCTTAACGGTTGCATGGCGAAGCGGCCACAAGCCTCGTTTCGCGCCGTCAACGCTCCTACGCTGGAGCTATCCATTCGCTCCACACATGGGTGGCTCCACAATGAAAAAGCTCTACACCTGGCTGGCTGCCATCCTCCTGGCGGCCGGACTGGGAATCGTGGTTCCGGGGCCTGCCTCCGCTGCCACATCCTATTGCGGTCTCGTATGGGGGTCTTTGGCCAAGGCGGACCAAAGCATGAGCACCGCTCCCGTCACCAACATCCGGACCGGGCAGCACTACTGCTTCGACAGGATGGTGGTGGACCTCAACGGCGCCGTGGCGGGTTACACCGTGCGGTACGTTCCCCGGATAGTCCAGGACGGCTCCGGCTTCACCATCCCGGTCCGGGGGAATGCACGCCTCCAGGTCACAGTCAACGCACCCGCCTACAACGGCGACTACAAGCCCACCTACAACCCGTCCGATAACGACGAACTCTCCAACGTCGCCCGCTACCAGACCTTCCGCCAGGTGGTCTTTGCCGGCAGCTTCGAGGGATACACCAGCATCGGGCTGGGCGTACGCGCCCGGCTGCCGTTCCGGGTCTTCACGCTGGACGGGCCGGGTTCCGGATCCCGCCTGGTGGTTGACGTAGCGCACTACTGGTGACAGCGGGCCGTAGACAGTCAGCCGATCAAACGAAGAAGGTGCTGTTCCCCTCTTTTGCGGGGAACAGCACCTTCTTTCGTCGGGGTTGGCTGGCTTCGGACAGCCTCCGGCCCTTTTACTCCGGGACCACCAGCGCGGGGGTGTCGCGCCGGAGCCTCTCGCCGCGGAAGAAGCCGGGACGGACCTTGGCCATGACAAGCATGACGACGGCGCCGGAAGCCAGGATGCCGACGCCCAGCACAAACACCAGGCCCACTCCGAAGACCTCCGAGCCGCTGCCGAATTCCGGGGCCCAGCTGTCCACGGCGGTCTGCAGGAACACCACGAACAGGCCCACGCCGCCCAGCACCGGGCACACCAGGCGGAGGATGACGTGGCGCAGGCTGCTGAAGACGCTGTGGCGGAAGTACCAGGCGCAGGCCAGGGCAGTAAGGCCGTAGTAGAAGCAGATCATCAGCCCGAGCGCCAGGATGGTGTCATTGAGGACGTTTTCGCTGACCACGTGCATCACGGCGTAGAAGCCCGCGGACATGACGCCGGCGGCCACCGTGGCAAAGCCTGGCGTCGCAAATTTCCTGCTGACCCGGCTGAACGGCTCGGGCAGGGCACCGTAGTACCCCATGGCCAGCAGGCTCCGGGACGGCGACATGAACGTGGACTGCAGGGACGCGGCGGAGCTGGACAGCACGGCCATGGACATAAGGATGGCGAACGGTCCCATGATGGGGGAGGCCAGGGCGGTGAAGATGTTCTCGTGGATCTCCGTGTTGTTGAGGCCGTTTCCGGTTTCACCGACGCCGGCGAACATCATGGTGGCGATGCTCACGGTCAGGTAGATCGCCAGG contains:
- a CDS encoding DUF4193 domain-containing protein, with product MATDYDAPRKQEEESPADSLEALQASRGGNAQTAVIDVDENDTAEGIDLPGADLSNEELTVIVVPEQSDEFTCSSCFLVRHRSQVAREKNGMKYCRDCEG